The Spirochaetota bacterium DNA window AATCGATTCCGGAGGATTCTTGTTCGATGGGAAAAAAGAGCTGATACTTTTCTTGCAATGTTGCACATCGCATGCGGAATCATTACATGGAGAGCAACTGGCCTACTGGAATAGGCTCTTACTAAAACTTACTCTGACCTGCAGGATCGGCGCTGTTTATTATTTGCGAATATATTTGTTTGTCTGGGGGTGTCCAAGAAGTCATTCCTGCGAATGCAGGAATCTCAAATGTATACAAAATTTTATAAAAAATGCTTTAGATTCCGGCATTCAGCTACGCTACAGCCGGAATGACATACTTATACACAGCCCCAACTCAATTCCTTAATACTATTTTATCCAATAGCATATATTGAAAAAGCACCTGAGTAGTTACGATTATGGAAAGAATTGCCCATCGAAATCACAGGGCTTATCTATGATATGATAGTCTCAGGCTACAACCAAATTTTTCGTTTTCAGAAAGCTACTCCACCGAGAAGGTATAATATTGGTGACCATGTAACATCAGTGTCGTCGTTCCCTCCTGATGGTTGAGATAGGAAACCGCCATCAATATAGAATATATATCCACTTTCCAGGAAGAATTGCCATTCAACGCTTAAATTAACGCCAAGGCCATCACTCTCTGCATCATCATAATCAGGGATATCTAATTTTCTGTAGCCTATATTTAGTCCGGGTTTTATGGCTTGCTTGTGCGATATCTCAAAGCGCGGTTTGAAAGACATGCCGAACTCAAACATTGTAAAAGTCTCTTCTTCCGAAGCATAGGATACATCTCCCCTTGAAATGTTAATATATCCTCCTACAGCAAACTTGGGAGCGACATACATGTCACCAATTGCGCGCAGTAAAAGGCTAGCGGACTTCTCGATATCAATGTTATAATCATTCAGGCTGATATCACCGGACAACCATAATCCCGCTGAAATCCCAAGATCGTATTCCTTTTCTTCTTCTTCAAGGTTTAATCCCTCCTGCGCATTGATGCTATTATTCATGCCCATGATAATAAAAAAACCTATAATGATAGAAAGGGTATTCCGAATAGTTGTAAGTTTTGTGAGCATTTGTAATCCTCCAATTAGTTATTAAGCATAACACTGAACACATTATTAGCAATGACTTGTTCAAGTCATTGGAATAAAAATAGAAGGCATCCTTAATAAATCAATAAAAAATTGAAGATTTCATTTGGTTGTAATGTGTTTTTTCAAAAAATGTGTGTATAGAGAGTTGTCTATACTGTCACACATGTATAATAATATTTCTGCATTCGCAGAAATGACATCTTCATATGCCAACTACATCATCTGATTAAAAAATCATTCTTGACATGAATGCCATTGGTGTGATTTCGTTTAATCATATAGTGGTTATCTACAGTTGTTTGTCGAGTGGCGGGAAGAAGTGATATTTCACTGACAGAGCAAAAAAGGTATCTTTTCCTCGCTTTTGTGATATTATTACTCCATTGAACCCTATGTAAATCCCCAAGGGAATATTGTTTTTGAAATGTGCATTTTTGTGAATGTCGGTCTTGTCTGCATTACATGGATTTAAGGATTTGATTTTTTACATATGGATAATGGGTGGAAGAGGATAGGGGTTAAGAATCCTTTACCCTTACTTGAAGCTTTTACTGCCAAAGGCACCTGTCTTGTCATAGGGATTATTATGAATATTATATTTGTGAGGCAATATGAAGAATAATATTATGTATGTTTTTATTTTATCTATAATTATATTCTTTCTATCTGAGACTTCCCCTTATTCAAAATCTTCCATTCAATGGCACAGCTTCAATTCAGGCCTTGTCAAGGCAAAGAAATTGGCTAGGCCTGTTGTTATTGATTTTTATGCTAAATGGTGTACCTGGTGTAAAGTAATGGATAAAAAAACCTTTTCTGATGAGAAGGTAATTGAGAAGATGAACCGGGACTATGTAGCAGTCAAGGTAAATATGGAGTCAAATGAGACCATATACTATAAGAATAGAAAGATGTCGCCAAATCAATTTTCTAGATTTCTGGGTATACAGGGTTTACCAAGCTTTTTATTTATGGATAAGAATGGCGAGATCATCATGAAAATATCGGGTTTTAAAGAACCAAAAGTTTTTTCAGCCATATTAGGCTATGTTAGGGATGGATGTTATAAAAAAAATGTACCCTTCATGGATTATATGAATGGCAAAGTTGATTGTAAATGAGTGAATAGTTGATATCTCAATTGATCATAAACCGATAGTCATCTGGGAAACAGTAGCACATGAGAGAGTGGGAAAGGAGGAATAGTGTATTTCCATATTATATAAGGTCAACTTAAGGGCCTGAGTTTTAATCAATAGATTATAGTTTACTCTCCATAAGGAGCATGAGGATCGATATAATCCATGATATCAGATTATATTAACATAGAAAGAGATATTAAATCAGAAGCTCTTCAACGGATAACTGAATATGGCCTAAAATCCTCATTTGTTAATGTTAACAATTATAATATTCATTATGTGTCCGCTGGGGAGGGCGAACCTATAATACTAATTCATGGATGGTTGTGCTGGGGTGCCTATTGGAATAGAATAATCCCTCTATTATCGAAGAGATACCGTGTCTATGCCTTGGATCTTTTAGGAAATGGTATTTCCGATAAGCCTTGTAACAATTTTATAAAATATACAATAGATGAGCAGGTAGAGATAGTTGAAAAATTTATTGAGCAACTATCCCTGAATAATGTTTGTATAATGGGTCACTCTTTAGGTGGCGCCACTGCTGCTAAAGTCGCCATGAATTCACCAGAAAAGATTAAAAAGCTTGTATTAATCGGCGCAGTTGGTTTCAGGAAAGGGTTGAAGCGCCTTCCCCTGTCATTAAGGGGAGCATGGGCAATGCACATTGAAAGGATGATACCCTATTTCGTAAGTAAGGGTACCATTAAATTTTTTCATAAACGGTACCTTTTTTATCATGAAAATCCTGTTGATGATAAATTGATCGACGAAATGGTGCTTGTCAATTACAGCAATAATGAAAGCAGAATGGCATGCCAAAAGAGCGGAGAGGGGATCTTTAATGATTTTGTTAATAGTAAGGCTGTGAATATCTCTATTCCTACACTCCTCATCTGGGGTAAATATGATAAGCTTTCACCAATATCCGTGGGTAAGGAATACCATGATCTTATTGGTAATTCAAAGCTTGAAATAATTGATAATGCAGCACATATGGTGTTTCACGAAAAGCCTGATGAGGTTGCACGGCTAATTCTCTGCTTTTTATAGATTTCATTATTAATATCCCAAAAAAAGGGCTATTGATCCTACAATAAGACCAAAAATAAGATTTATTATCTTAACAAGAAAAAAATCCCTCCTTGAATGGGCAAGAAGCGGCAGCATCCCATGTCCGTCCTGAACAATAGAGCTGACGATTAAGATGCTCAATGGAATTATGCCTTTAGCATACATCGTAATGAATATCATATGAGGTCCTGACTCTGGGATAAGCCCTGTAATACCTGCGAATAGCATTGTAAGCCACGAACTCTCCCGTATCAGGCCTTCTAAATGAAAATGCTCAGCTGAGAGATGTAATACAATAAAAGCTCCCAGTGTCCAAAGGAATATGCGCGGCAGATGTCTCTTTGCAACATGTTCCCATAGGTGTTCCTCAAGAAAGTGATCGGGAACTGTTGCTATTATAAAGAAAGAGATGCCCATTGTGATTAGTATGGTAATTCTTATCCAGTTCCACTCCTCAGGGCCTATTTCCCCCGAAAGGAATAGAAAGATGATAATTGACACCATTATCGCTAGAATGCCCCTTGATGATGAACAATTCATCCATTGGGAAATGATCTCACCTTTGGGATAGCAGTTGCAATGCTCAGGAATATCTTCAATCAATCCGTCACATTTTTGAAAATATGTATTATGTTTGTTTTTAACGAATAAATCTGTAATAATACCAGAGACTACACCAATTATAACTAACGCGCCTATTACAACAATAACATCTTCCGGAATCATTGCCAGCATAACAAAGGATTCATCCCCGCTGGTTGCGATCATTGCTGTAACAAGAGCGCCAAGTGAAAGAAGTCTATGAGAATACATCGCAACTACCATAAATGCCCCCAAGCATCCAGGAGTTGCCCCAAGTAGGGCTGCAATTAAGTACTGTGCCCATCTATTACTCATCAACCTTTCTTGCCAAGATCCGCTTGTTAATACATTGATATATTCGATGACAAGCATTATAACAAAGACAAAGGCGCTGATCATAATCGTATGTTCA harbors:
- a CDS encoding alpha/beta hydrolase, with translation MISDYINIERDIKSEALQRITEYGLKSSFVNVNNYNIHYVSAGEGEPIILIHGWLCWGAYWNRIIPLLSKRYRVYALDLLGNGISDKPCNNFIKYTIDEQVEIVEKFIEQLSLNNVCIMGHSLGGATAAKVAMNSPEKIKKLVLIGAVGFRKGLKRLPLSLRGAWAMHIERMIPYFVSKGTIKFFHKRYLFYHENPVDDKLIDEMVLVNYSNNESRMACQKSGEGIFNDFVNSKAVNISIPTLLIWGKYDKLSPISVGKEYHDLIGNSKLEIIDNAAHMVFHEKPDEVARLILCFL
- a CDS encoding putative manganese transporter codes for the protein MEALIEIIEHTIMISAFVFVIMLVIEYINVLTSGSWQERLMSNRWAQYLIAALLGATPGCLGAFMVVAMYSHRLLSLGALVTAMIATSGDESFVMLAMIPEDVIVVIGALVIIGVVSGIITDLFVKNKHNTYFQKCDGLIEDIPEHCNCYPKGEIISQWMNCSSSRGILAIMVSIIIFLFLSGEIGPEEWNWIRITILITMGISFFIIATVPDHFLEEHLWEHVAKRHLPRIFLWTLGAFIVLHLSAEHFHLEGLIRESSWLTMLFAGITGLIPESGPHMIFITMYAKGIIPLSILIVSSIVQDGHGMLPLLAHSRRDFFLVKIINLIFGLIVGSIALFLGY
- a CDS encoding IS5/IS1182 family transposase codes for the protein NRFRRILVRWEKRADTFLAMLHIACGIITWRATGLLE
- a CDS encoding DUF255 domain-containing protein, which translates into the protein MKNNIMYVFILSIIIFFLSETSPYSKSSIQWHSFNSGLVKAKKLARPVVIDFYAKWCTWCKVMDKKTFSDEKVIEKMNRDYVAVKVNMESNETIYYKNRKMSPNQFSRFLGIQGLPSFLFMDKNGEIIMKISGFKEPKVFSAILGYVRDGCYKKNVPFMDYMNGKVDCK